Proteins from a single region of Aerococcus viridans:
- a CDS encoding cupin domain-containing protein: MKDKSIWIDHYKMVGHEEGGFFYQVLKSDQTTQLKGQKPRALYTSIYFLLTSNNPSRFHRLTADEMWYYHYGSPLTVHMITAEGDYQQVALGTDVEQGQVLQAVVPKGTIFGSTVEDADSYSLVSCMVSPGFEYDDFELFKRADLLNQYPDYADIIHRLTLAD, encoded by the coding sequence ATGAAAGACAAATCAATTTGGATCGACCACTACAAGATGGTAGGACATGAAGAAGGCGGCTTCTTCTATCAAGTATTGAAATCAGACCAAACCACCCAGCTAAAAGGCCAAAAACCACGTGCCCTATATACCAGTATCTACTTTCTCCTAACAAGCAACAATCCATCAAGATTCCACCGTTTAACAGCCGATGAAATGTGGTACTACCACTACGGTAGCCCACTAACTGTCCACATGATTACAGCAGAGGGTGACTATCAACAAGTCGCTTTAGGCACAGACGTCGAACAAGGGCAAGTTCTTCAAGCAGTCGTACCAAAGGGGACTATTTTTGGCTCAACAGTTGAAGACGCAGATAGCTATTCACTAGTCTCATGCATGGTTAGTCCAGGATTTGAATACGATGACTTTGAACTATTCAAACGAGCAGATTTACTGAATCAATATCCAGATTATGCAGATATTATTCACCGACTAACCCTAGCAGATTAG
- a CDS encoding insulinase family protein: MTTSLNTGDQMHGFTLVDSQFIQDANAQVHTFAHDKSGGQVIWVENDDQNRSFGIGFKTPPKDSTGVAHIVEHSVLSGSRKYPAKDPFMTMLKTSMNTFLNAMTFSDMTIYPVSSMNEEDFHNLTDVYLDAVFFPKMTSEENIFRQEGWHKELFDKDEPIVYNGVVYNEMRGAYSDAERIIMQDVTANMHPGSTYAHESGGYPYDIPDLTFENFKQFHADHYRPDNALAYVYGDIDIDRTLSQINGDFFSEFLKKDQQVLFDLPETKNGHSEYQAFYDADERKTAEHDSYLTYMTHVGASTDLTNNYVANILSDALIESEAAPIRQALIEAGLAEEVEAIGSDGYYLDFGLVLKQFNPANKDKALAVINETLTDLVANGINRDLLEGVINTREFAARQAGGAMKGITYEIQMTMAWRYGMSPTEVLHFSKYFDDLRAKLATDFYEKWLQDNLLAADASLVGIYQPKVGLFKEQDDQLEAKLAAEKAAMTDQDIQALIQENQALRVYQDTPDTEEARQALPQLDISDVPRTTQAIAEETLTGQQGVPVLFHEQDASGIRYVQMAYKLDHITAEDLPYVNYLTILLGLLDTENYDYRQMDIEMMKATAGISMRPKVFIREGSKDDYVPVLVSSFAAIGDHSARGFELLQDTMKFTDFSDKARILNVLQRVKFNMSQSYEGAGHRVAISRLRSFYSQAAKYEDVISGLSFYDHMTDLIENFSTKADDFIAKLIEVNDKIWDPRMLTVSLTADSADKATLLEQVDQFIDQADQTDSVEPVSVEFDLAGNNYHEAIQTNGNVQYVSVGGRVPIEDYNGRYVVFANILSKDYLHENIRAKGGAYGAGISLTSSGDVTTYSYRDPNVDKTVDVYHKLPDFLANPGLSQDDLDQLIIGSMTAFHYPLTPASVNNLMVTRHFRGMNKDMVDERLSQALDTKVADLVAFKDQIQIALDADNLVVFGNKQKIDDSTQTFNNKRTI; encoded by the coding sequence ATGACAACCAGCTTGAACACAGGGGACCAAATGCATGGTTTCACCCTTGTAGACAGTCAATTTATTCAAGATGCTAATGCCCAAGTCCACACCTTTGCCCATGATAAATCTGGCGGCCAAGTGATTTGGGTTGAAAATGACGACCAAAACCGTTCATTTGGGATTGGTTTTAAAACACCACCAAAAGATTCAACTGGTGTTGCCCATATCGTGGAACATTCAGTCCTTTCTGGGTCACGTAAATACCCAGCAAAAGATCCATTTATGACCATGTTGAAAACGTCAATGAACACCTTCCTAAATGCCATGACTTTTTCAGACATGACCATTTACCCAGTGTCATCTATGAATGAAGAAGACTTCCATAACCTAACGGATGTCTATTTAGACGCCGTTTTCTTCCCTAAAATGACCAGTGAAGAAAATATTTTCCGCCAAGAAGGATGGCATAAAGAGTTATTCGACAAGGATGAGCCAATAGTCTATAACGGAGTCGTTTACAATGAAATGCGTGGAGCTTATTCAGATGCCGAGCGCATTATTATGCAAGATGTTACGGCAAATATGCACCCAGGCTCGACCTATGCCCACGAATCAGGTGGCTATCCTTACGACATTCCTGACTTGACCTTTGAAAACTTTAAACAATTCCACGCCGACCACTATCGTCCAGACAATGCTTTAGCCTATGTCTACGGAGATATTGATATCGACCGTACTTTGAGTCAAATCAACGGCGATTTCTTCAGCGAATTCTTGAAAAAAGACCAGCAAGTTCTATTTGACTTGCCAGAAACAAAGAATGGCCACAGCGAGTACCAGGCCTTTTATGACGCTGATGAGCGCAAGACAGCCGAACATGATTCTTATCTTACCTACATGACCCATGTAGGCGCATCTACAGACTTGACCAATAATTACGTGGCCAATATTTTAAGCGACGCTTTAATTGAATCTGAAGCTGCACCAATTCGCCAAGCCCTTATCGAAGCAGGGCTAGCGGAAGAAGTTGAAGCCATTGGGTCAGACGGTTACTACCTAGATTTCGGTCTAGTCCTGAAACAGTTCAATCCAGCCAACAAGGACAAGGCCCTTGCTGTAATCAATGAAACCCTAACTGACCTAGTAGCCAACGGGATTAACCGCGACCTACTCGAAGGGGTCATCAATACGCGCGAATTCGCAGCCCGTCAAGCCGGCGGTGCCATGAAGGGGATTACCTATGAGATCCAAATGACTATGGCATGGCGGTATGGCATGTCTCCGACCGAAGTCCTTCATTTTTCGAAATATTTCGACGATTTAAGAGCGAAATTAGCCACTGACTTCTATGAAAAATGGCTTCAAGACAACTTGCTAGCGGCAGATGCCAGCTTAGTCGGTATTTACCAACCGAAAGTTGGCTTATTCAAAGAACAGGACGACCAACTAGAAGCCAAGTTAGCTGCTGAAAAAGCCGCAATGACTGACCAAGACATTCAAGCATTAATTCAGGAAAACCAAGCACTGCGGGTCTACCAAGACACACCGGATACCGAAGAAGCTCGTCAAGCCCTACCGCAATTAGATATTTCTGACGTACCGCGGACAACCCAAGCGATAGCTGAAGAAACATTAACCGGCCAACAAGGGGTGCCCGTCCTTTTCCATGAACAAGACGCATCAGGCATTCGGTATGTACAAATGGCTTACAAATTAGACCATATTACAGCGGAAGACTTGCCATACGTGAATTATCTAACGATTTTATTAGGGTTATTGGACACGGAAAATTATGATTATCGTCAAATGGACATTGAAATGATGAAGGCGACTGCTGGAATTTCTATGCGACCTAAAGTCTTTATTCGTGAAGGTTCCAAAGATGATTATGTGCCAGTTTTAGTGTCATCATTTGCAGCAATTGGCGACCATTCTGCTCGTGGTTTTGAACTATTGCAAGATACGATGAAATTCACTGACTTTTCTGATAAGGCCCGCATTTTAAATGTCTTGCAACGGGTGAAATTCAATATGAGTCAGTCATACGAAGGGGCTGGCCACCGCGTAGCCATTTCTAGACTGCGGTCATTCTACTCACAAGCAGCCAAGTATGAAGACGTCATTTCAGGCCTATCATTCTATGACCACATGACCGACTTAATCGAAAACTTCTCGACCAAGGCAGATGACTTTATTGCTAAATTGATTGAAGTGAATGACAAAATTTGGGATCCTCGCATGTTGACAGTTAGTTTAACAGCAGATTCAGCGGATAAAGCCACATTACTTGAACAAGTTGATCAGTTTATCGATCAAGCTGACCAGACGGATAGCGTTGAACCCGTATCTGTTGAGTTTGATTTAGCGGGCAACAACTACCACGAAGCTATTCAAACAAATGGTAACGTCCAATACGTATCCGTAGGTGGTCGCGTGCCAATTGAAGACTACAATGGTCGTTATGTTGTCTTCGCCAATATCTTATCTAAAGACTACTTACACGAAAATATTCGTGCCAAAGGTGGTGCCTATGGTGCGGGCATCAGTCTAACATCATCAGGTGACGTCACAACCTATTCATACCGGGACCCGAACGTAGATAAGACAGTAGATGTATATCATAAGCTACCGGATTTCTTAGCCAATCCAGGACTAAGTCAAGACGACCTTGACCAACTTATTATTGGTTCAATGACCGCCTTCCATTATCCACTAACACCAGCTAGTGTGAATAACTTGATGGTGACACGTCACTTTAGGGGCATGAATAAAGATATGGTAGATGAACGATTAAGCCAAGCATTAGATACCAAGGTTGCGGATCTAGTTGCCTTTAAAGATCAAATCCAAATCGCACTGGACGCAGATAATTTAGTCGTTTTTGGTAACAAGCAAAAAATCGACGACTCAACGCAAACATTCAACAACAAACGTACGATTTAA
- the manA gene encoding mannose-6-phosphate isomerase, class I: MQEPIFLKAYLEEKIWGGQKLRSQFNLDIPSDQTGEAWVISGHEHGQSIVTSPESLAGLSLSDLYQKHPEIFLGEAADRFPLLIKIIDAKEDLSVQVHPDDEYGLAHENDLGKTECWYIMDADPGAYLIYGHNAQNKQQFLEMVEENEWDQLLRKVPVHAGDFFAVPAGTIHAIGGGVLILETQQSSNTTYRVYDYGRKDANGNERDLHIQQSADVTTFPHQDTLADGHITELPGGSIQEFWTNEYFSVAKWTVEDNLHIKLSDKYQLCTVLDGQGQITVGDKTWDVKAADAFILPSGLGEITLTGQFSLMVAEEA; encoded by the coding sequence ATGCAAGAACCCATATTCTTAAAAGCCTACCTAGAAGAAAAAATCTGGGGTGGACAAAAATTACGCAGTCAATTCAATCTAGACATCCCTTCAGACCAGACGGGAGAAGCGTGGGTCATCTCAGGACATGAACATGGGCAATCTATCGTGACGTCACCTGAATCCCTTGCCGGCTTAAGTCTATCTGACTTGTACCAAAAACACCCAGAAATCTTCTTGGGAGAAGCGGCTGACCGTTTTCCATTATTAATCAAAATTATTGATGCCAAGGAAGACTTGTCCGTCCAAGTGCACCCTGATGATGAATATGGACTAGCCCATGAAAATGACCTTGGGAAGACGGAGTGTTGGTATATTATGGACGCTGATCCAGGTGCCTATCTGATTTACGGCCACAATGCCCAAAATAAACAACAGTTCTTAGAAATGGTCGAAGAGAACGAGTGGGATCAACTGTTACGTAAAGTGCCCGTTCATGCCGGTGATTTCTTCGCCGTGCCAGCAGGGACTATCCATGCTATCGGTGGTGGCGTATTAATCCTCGAAACCCAACAAAGTTCTAACACCACCTACCGGGTTTATGACTACGGACGTAAGGACGCAAACGGTAATGAACGCGACCTACACATCCAACAGTCAGCGGATGTCACCACTTTCCCGCACCAGGATACCCTAGCGGATGGGCACATCACTGAATTACCAGGCGGGTCTATCCAGGAATTTTGGACCAATGAATACTTCTCCGTGGCAAAATGGACTGTCGAAGATAACTTGCACATCAAATTATCCGACAAGTACCAATTGTGTACAGTTCTTGACGGCCAAGGACAAATCACTGTTGGCGACAAGACTTGGGACGTGAAAGCAGCAGATGCTTTTATCCTACCAAGTGGCCTAGGAGAAATTACATTGACAGGCCAATTCAGTTTGATGGTAGCAGAAGAAGCATAA
- a CDS encoding formate/nitrite transporter family protein, with the protein MSDMNISNFMSKIDGAVAKKDALFDQSKVRYLLRAIYAGIFLTLPTAIGVLVWDAIAVDYTSLGKISYALIFPLGLAMIIYLNGELATSNMMYLFAGAHRRKLSWSKALTIIFICTCMNLLGAAIVGILIGHSSIAHYFNADSAIMTMINAKLDKDIWTLFIDGILANIFVNITIMGQMKMKDDSARLLFIVAVIFLFVYGGFEHVIANFSLMSIAFFSGNDMDMMAVLINWIFAFMGNLVGGGVIMGLGYSFLNSEETGYLD; encoded by the coding sequence ATGAGCGATATGAATATTTCGAATTTCATGAGTAAAATCGACGGTGCAGTTGCCAAGAAGGATGCCCTTTTTGACCAATCAAAAGTCCGATATTTGTTGCGGGCTATTTACGCGGGTATATTCTTAACCCTGCCAACCGCTATTGGTGTCTTGGTTTGGGATGCCATTGCTGTAGACTACACGTCTTTAGGTAAAATAAGCTACGCTTTGATATTTCCGCTAGGTTTAGCCATGATTATTTATTTGAACGGTGAGTTGGCTACTTCAAATATGATGTACCTTTTCGCAGGTGCGCATCGCCGGAAATTATCTTGGTCAAAAGCATTAACCATTATCTTTATTTGCACATGCATGAACCTACTAGGGGCTGCTATTGTTGGTATACTCATTGGGCATTCTAGTATCGCACATTATTTTAATGCTGATTCTGCGATCATGACCATGATTAATGCGAAATTGGATAAAGACATTTGGACCTTATTCATAGACGGGATTCTCGCAAATATCTTCGTCAATATCACCATTATGGGGCAGATGAAAATGAAGGATGATTCCGCCCGCTTGCTATTTATCGTAGCTGTTATTTTCCTTTTTGTTTATGGCGGATTTGAACATGTAATCGCGAATTTCTCGCTAATGAGTATCGCTTTCTTCTCAGGTAATGACATGGATATGATGGCCGTGTTGATTAATTGGATCTTCGCCTTTATGGGCAATCTAGTAGGTGGCGGTGTTATCATGGGGCTAGGGTATAGCTTCCTAAATAGTGAAGAAACAGGATATCTCGACTAA
- a CDS encoding PTS system mannose/fructose/sorbose family transporter subunit IID: MTEEVTNRVTLSKRDRMVANWRLTFVQASWNYERMHNVGWAYVLAPAIKKLYTSKEDRTAALQRHLEFINSHPYVEAPILGVTLAMEEEKANGTVIEDQAIQGVKVGMMGPLAGVGDPIFWGTLRPVIGAFAASLALSQSIIGPILFFVLWNLIRVAFTWYTQELGYRAGSEITKDLSGGIIQKITVGASILGMFVMGVLVPRWTTMNFPRVISEVTNQKDAIVNFDGLVEAANNSNVTADSFRDVINQISSGQLVNTTTATTLGDVFNQLLPGMMPLLLTLACMYLLKRKVSATTLIFSIFVIGIVLYVLGIMG; the protein is encoded by the coding sequence ATGACTGAAGAAGTAACAAACCGCGTAACATTATCAAAACGAGACCGGATGGTCGCAAACTGGCGATTAACTTTCGTTCAAGCTTCATGGAACTACGAGCGTATGCATAACGTTGGTTGGGCTTATGTACTAGCCCCAGCAATCAAAAAATTATATACAAGTAAAGAAGACCGTACGGCAGCTTTACAACGTCACTTGGAATTCATCAACTCTCACCCATACGTTGAGGCACCAATTTTAGGGGTAACCTTAGCCATGGAAGAAGAGAAAGCAAATGGTACAGTCATTGAAGACCAAGCTATCCAAGGGGTTAAAGTTGGGATGATGGGTCCTCTTGCTGGTGTGGGTGACCCAATCTTCTGGGGTACTTTACGTCCAGTAATCGGTGCCTTCGCTGCATCGCTTGCTTTAAGCCAATCAATCATTGGACCAATCTTATTCTTCGTACTTTGGAACTTAATCCGTGTAGCCTTCACTTGGTACACACAAGAATTAGGTTACCGTGCAGGTTCTGAAATCACAAAAGACTTGTCTGGTGGTATCATTCAAAAAATCACTGTTGGGGCATCTATTCTAGGGATGTTCGTTATGGGGGTATTGGTACCTCGTTGGACAACAATGAATTTCCCAAGAGTAATTTCTGAGGTAACAAACCAAAAAGATGCTATTGTAAACTTTGATGGTTTAGTTGAAGCAGCTAACAACAGCAATGTAACAGCTGACAGCTTCCGTGATGTGATTAACCAAATTTCATCAGGTCAATTAGTAAATACAACAACAGCAACAACATTAGGTGATGTATTCAACCAATTATTACCTGGTATGATGCCATTACTATTAACATTAGCATGTATGTACCTATTAAAACGTAAAGTGAGCGCAACTACCTTGATTTTCTCTATCTTTGTGATCGGTATCGTGCTTTATGTATTAGGTATCATGGGTTAA
- a CDS encoding mannose/fructose/sorbose family PTS transporter subunit IIC: MDISIFAAIAICVIALFAGFESVLDSFQLHQPIIVCTLIGLATGNLTEGLLLGGQLQLIALGWMNIGAAQAPDAALAGVIAGILVLTKGASVNEGIAIAVPLAIAGQVLTIFVRTMTVGLAHYADAQAEKGSIRGVESANMMALGLQGLRVMIPAIATLALPASAVQGALAAIPDWITGGLAVGGGMIVAVGYAMVINMMATKTTWPFFFIGFALAAVTELNLVAMGIIGLALALIYIELSPQFNGGGGSGSGGSGSVDAQLDAILEDY, from the coding sequence ATGGATATTTCAATTTTTGCAGCTATAGCTATTTGTGTTATTGCATTATTCGCTGGTTTTGAAAGTGTGTTGGACTCATTCCAATTACACCAACCAATTATTGTTTGTACATTAATTGGTCTTGCAACAGGAAACTTAACTGAAGGACTACTATTAGGTGGTCAATTACAATTAATCGCTTTAGGTTGGATGAACATCGGGGCAGCGCAAGCACCAGATGCTGCCTTAGCAGGTGTAATCGCTGGTATCTTAGTATTAACTAAAGGTGCTTCTGTAAACGAAGGTATCGCCATTGCAGTGCCTTTAGCAATCGCTGGTCAAGTATTAACAATCTTCGTTCGTACAATGACAGTAGGTTTGGCACATTATGCGGATGCTCAAGCAGAAAAAGGCTCTATTCGTGGAGTTGAATCTGCCAATATGATGGCTTTAGGTCTTCAAGGTTTACGTGTAATGATTCCAGCAATCGCTACATTAGCTTTACCAGCTTCAGCTGTACAAGGCGCTTTAGCAGCCATTCCAGACTGGATCACAGGTGGTCTAGCTGTTGGTGGTGGTATGATCGTTGCTGTAGGTTACGCAATGGTTATCAATATGATGGCAACCAAAACAACATGGCCATTCTTCTTTATCGGTTTTGCTTTAGCAGCCGTTACAGAATTGAACTTAGTGGCAATGGGTATTATCGGTTTGGCCTTAGCACTTATCTACATTGAATTGTCTCCACAATTTAATGGCGGTGGCGGTTCAGGATCTGGTGGTTCAGGTTCAGTTGATGCCCAGTTAGACGCCATTTTAGAAGACTATTAA
- a CDS encoding DUF956 family protein, producing MTAQLNTEVTFVSKANAMINPIDPKSGLLMVGDEGVEFREENGPGFIQIPWVNITRIRVQMFFKGRYVRGFYFETDEGQLLEFVVDEAKDSLRAMRKYLPREKFVAQQSNLANLFKNPFKRGKKDKE from the coding sequence ATGACAGCTCAATTAAATACAGAAGTAACGTTCGTCTCCAAAGCGAATGCGATGATCAACCCTATCGACCCTAAGTCAGGCTTACTGATGGTGGGCGATGAGGGTGTTGAATTTCGCGAGGAGAACGGACCAGGCTTCATTCAAATTCCATGGGTTAACATTACACGCATCCGCGTGCAAATGTTCTTCAAAGGACGTTACGTCCGCGGCTTCTATTTTGAAACCGATGAAGGCCAACTCCTGGAATTTGTTGTCGATGAAGCTAAAGATAGTCTTCGGGCAATGCGCAAGTACCTGCCCCGAGAAAAATTCGTCGCACAACAAAGTAACCTAGCTAACTTATTCAAAAACCCCTTTAAACGAGGGAAGAAAGACAAGGAGTAG
- the pgeF gene encoding peptidoglycan editing factor PgeF, with translation MKSQFYDTPENITAGTTLKDPNQALNGNLALHTGENPTQVVANRQTLADALQVDADQFVFANQTHSKKAYRVKAWDRGRGSLSTEDAVDDVDALYTYESDVVVGVFTADCVPVIFYDEDIGLIGAIHSGWKGTVQDIVSATFAQIKNENPDIYMGNIKVILGPSIAQKSFEVDKDVADQFKALGYADDFIQWDDGHGKYLVDNQATVAEQLKRVGILADNIRLSDQDTLAMVDGFSYRLDKTPGRHFNFITRKG, from the coding sequence ATGAAGAGCCAATTCTATGACACACCAGAAAATATTACTGCCGGAACGACCTTAAAAGATCCCAACCAAGCCCTTAACGGCAATTTGGCCTTACATACTGGAGAAAATCCGACGCAAGTTGTGGCAAATCGACAAACTTTAGCGGATGCATTACAGGTTGACGCCGACCAGTTCGTTTTCGCTAATCAAACCCATTCCAAAAAAGCTTATCGTGTCAAAGCTTGGGACCGGGGACGCGGTAGTCTGTCGACTGAAGATGCGGTGGATGATGTGGACGCCTTGTACACTTACGAAAGCGATGTGGTTGTTGGCGTCTTTACGGCAGATTGTGTACCTGTGATTTTTTATGACGAAGATATTGGTTTAATCGGTGCCATCCATTCAGGCTGGAAAGGGACTGTTCAAGATATCGTGTCAGCCACTTTTGCACAAATCAAAAATGAAAACCCAGATATTTACATGGGTAACATCAAAGTTATTCTCGGTCCTTCGATTGCACAGAAATCTTTTGAAGTGGACAAAGATGTTGCTGACCAATTCAAGGCGCTTGGTTATGCGGATGATTTTATTCAATGGGATGATGGTCACGGGAAGTATTTAGTGGATAATCAAGCAACGGTTGCAGAGCAATTAAAACGTGTTGGTATATTGGCAGACAATATTCGTTTGTCTGATCAAGATACTTTAGCAATGGTTGATGGTTTTTCATACCGCTTAGACAAAACACCTGGTAGACATTTCAACTTTATCACGAGAAAGGGATAG